The following coding sequences are from one Lysinibacillus sp. FSL W8-0992 window:
- the yycF gene encoding response regulator YycF, translating to MSKTILVVDDEKPIADILQFNLIKEGYKVICAYDGDEALEKVEEEQPDLMLLDIMLPKRDGMEVCREIRKKYDFPIIMLTAKGSEIDKVLGLEMGADDYVTKPFSTRELIARVKANMRRLQVVAPAAEEEEEASNEIVVGSLVIQPDAYQVMKRDEAIELTHREFELLHYLGKHIGQVMTREHLLQTVWGYDYFGDVRTVDVTIRRLREKIEDNPSHPAWIVTRRGVGYYLRNPEQE from the coding sequence ATGAGCAAAACAATTTTAGTTGTTGACGATGAGAAACCAATCGCAGATATTTTACAGTTTAATTTAATTAAAGAAGGCTACAAAGTAATTTGTGCTTATGATGGAGATGAAGCATTAGAAAAGGTTGAGGAAGAGCAACCAGATTTAATGCTATTAGATATAATGCTACCAAAAAGAGATGGTATGGAAGTTTGTAGAGAAATCCGAAAAAAATATGATTTCCCTATTATTATGTTAACCGCTAAAGGTTCAGAGATTGATAAGGTGTTAGGCTTAGAAATGGGCGCAGATGATTATGTAACGAAGCCATTTAGTACGCGAGAACTTATAGCACGTGTAAAGGCTAATATGCGCCGCCTTCAAGTAGTGGCTCCTGCAGCTGAGGAAGAAGAAGAAGCGTCAAATGAAATTGTAGTAGGATCTCTTGTTATTCAGCCCGATGCTTATCAGGTGATGAAGCGTGATGAAGCAATTGAGCTAACACATCGTGAGTTTGAATTGCTACATTATTTAGGTAAACATATTGGTCAAGTGATGACTCGTGAGCATCTTTTACAAACAGTATGGGGCTACGATTATTTTGGTGATGTACGTACAGTCGATGTAACGATTCGTCGACTTCGTGAAAAAATAGAGGATAATCCAAGTCATCCGGCATGGATTGTCACTCGACGTGGTGTAGGGTATTATTTACGAAATCCTGAACAGGAGTAA